One genomic window of Planktothrix tepida PCC 9214 includes the following:
- a CDS encoding nuclease A inhibitor family protein has translation MITLHPKTLTEPQLIQALTTTTQSLLYPSESDYPITIKTLSAADIGDKLTISEVARHLYTQQQLTPPQRILKRTLVYWTKTFFGNLPQLLIRYSDGSYSVQPPEHPVELWRTLHGLVFDHLIHVALWHCILNGVESDLHLIGRHVLIQHDPDTNAANLQLGNWVALSTRIVQT, from the coding sequence ATGATAACTTTACACCCAAAAACACTAACAGAGCCTCAACTAATTCAGGCATTAACAACAACAACACAGTCACTTCTCTATCCCAGTGAGTCGGATTATCCCATCACAATTAAAACTCTCAGTGCTGCGGATATTGGAGATAAGTTAACGATTTCAGAAGTGGCTCGACATCTGTACACTCAACAGCAACTCACTCCCCCTCAGAGAATCTTAAAACGCACTCTGGTCTATTGGACAAAAACATTCTTCGGCAACCTCCCGCAACTCTTGATCCGCTATTCTGACGGTTCCTATTCTGTCCAACCTCCTGAGCATCCGGTGGAACTGTGGCGGACTCTGCATGGCTTGGTTTTCGATCACTTAATCCATGTGGCGCTCTGGCACTGCATTCTCAATGGGGTTGAATCGGATTTGCATCTCATCGGTCGTCACGTTCTGATTCAGCATGACCCTGACACTAACGCCGCCAATCTCCAACTCGGCAACTGGGTTGCCCTGTCTACTCGGATTGTGCAGACTTAA
- a CDS encoding thermonuclease family protein, translated as MQKLILTPNFIIDGDTFIAEYNGAATKFRARWIDAPEIQKLGKISTETDLNQWKWGELSRRYLDHLIQGKQLTVIIHETDPYNRILSDWYLGRSNLQLQLLRVGLAVAFLEPRIVYESRNLTKLDIILATRILQHQYYAIQSQKGVWSDAQFMIPSEYRKMI; from the coding sequence ATGCAAAAACTAATTCTGACTCCCAACTTTATTATTGATGGTGATACCTTTATTGCTGAATATAATGGCGCAGCTACTAAATTTAGAGCTAGATGGATTGATGCCCCTGAAATTCAAAAGCTTGGTAAAATTTCTACAGAAACGGATTTGAATCAATGGAAGTGGGGGGAACTGTCACGGCGTTATCTTGATCATTTAATTCAAGGTAAACAACTGACGGTTATCATCCATGAAACAGATCCTTATAATCGGATTTTATCAGATTGGTACTTAGGACGCTCTAATCTTCAACTGCAACTGTTACGAGTCGGTTTAGCCGTGGCTTTTTTAGAACCTAGAATCGTTTATGAAAGTCGAAATTTAACAAAACTTGATATTATTTTAGCTACTCGCATTTTACAACATCAATATTATGCCATTCAATCTCAAAAAGGAGTCTGGTCAGATGCACAATTTATGATACCGAGTGAATATAGGAAAATGATTTGA
- a CDS encoding DUF6943 family protein, whose amino-acid sequence MYYERHPILWTIHSAFPGADFWLISRHSQEMLGKPVQEYQKGCFGLLAPQCYYPKYAFYLCDYLWSNQFWDAYAYGCLNLQHLRITDVREFFRPGSYIISPEGKLIVLTPPQLATA is encoded by the coding sequence ATGTATTACGAACGCCATCCTATTCTTTGGACAATTCACTCGGCTTTTCCTGGTGCAGATTTCTGGTTAATTAGTCGTCATTCTCAGGAAATGTTAGGTAAACCAGTTCAAGAATATCAGAAAGGTTGTTTCGGACTGTTAGCACCGCAATGTTATTACCCAAAATATGCCTTTTATCTGTGTGACTATCTGTGGAGTAATCAGTTTTGGGATGCTTACGCTTACGGATGTTTGAATCTTCAGCATTTACGAATTACTGATGTTCGAGAATTCTTCAGACCTGGAAGTTACATCATTAGTCCTGAAGGAAAATTGATTGTTTTAACACCTCCTCAACTTGCTACCGCTTGA
- a CDS encoding KGG domain-containing protein has protein sequence MTIKKRGFASMDKEQQREIASKGGKTAHEKGTAHKWTSETAREAGRKGGKAVSQNREHMATIGRKGGKNSHKNTNSNDVNES, from the coding sequence ATGACTATCAAAAAACGAGGATTTGCTTCAATGGACAAAGAGCAACAACGTGAAATTGCTAGTAAGGGTGGAAAGACGGCTCATGAGAAAGGAACTGCTCATAAATGGACATCGGAAACAGCTAGAGAAGCAGGGCGCAAAGGCGGTAAAGCCGTAAGTCAGAATCGGGAACACATGGCTACTATTGGACGCAAAGGCGGTAAAAATAGCCATAAAAATACTAACTCTAATGATGTTAATGAATCCTAA
- a CDS encoding type IV pilin protein — protein MKSESGKSLTELLVVIVIIGILSSISLPMFLNYLKLSRLVATIHQVKQYTTQSRYDALTDSGIKTVCILEGQITSTTDGNCHNKSIKSLPSGVSLDVTNSTFSNKAGSISGKGNDFYKISFSGNTNGGQLGRITFTTRTANEPLTNRNTMCLFQTLKNVDNLGYETNIDIRKGKDCQK, from the coding sequence ATGAAATCTGAATCTGGCAAATCTCTGACTGAACTTTTAGTTGTTATTGTAATTATTGGTATTTTAAGTTCAATTAGTTTACCAATGTTTTTGAATTATCTCAAGTTAAGTCGATTAGTCGCAACAATTCATCAAGTTAAACAATATACAACTCAATCTCGATATGATGCCCTCACTGATTCTGGTATCAAAACAGTTTGTATTCTTGAAGGTCAAATCACCTCAACAACAGATGGAAATTGTCACAATAAATCCATCAAATCCTTACCTTCTGGAGTCAGTTTAGATGTTACTAATTCAACATTTTCTAATAAAGCTGGTAGTATTTCTGGCAAAGGCAATGATTTCTACAAAATATCTTTCTCTGGTAACACTAACGGTGGTCAATTAGGACGAATAACTTTCACGACAAGAACAGCCAATGAACCTCTGACCAATCGCAATACAATGTGTTTATTTCAAACTCTGAAGAATGTTGATAATCTGGGATATGAAACTAATATTGATATCCGTAAAGGTAAAGATTGTCAGAAATAA
- a CDS encoding AAA family ATPase, with product MAVIALINQKGGCGKSTSSVHLAYWLQFKQNYRVLLIDADAQKSSSQWVEGMENPIPCQVIQSPDDLLEQIPELVKDYDYLIVDGPASLAEETRAILFRCDLAVIPVQPTGVDLRSASDAMRLLKQAQSVRGGLPKGLVFLSRAVKNTKLKDEAIALLSQIPDAKFLKPIIHQKQAVADTSGQSLTVWDLPGQAANEAATEYERLFKAILKQLEGA from the coding sequence GTGGCAGTTATCGCGTTAATCAATCAGAAGGGAGGGTGTGGCAAGTCTACCTCCTCGGTTCATTTAGCGTATTGGCTTCAGTTCAAGCAGAACTATCGGGTGTTGCTCATCGATGCTGATGCTCAGAAATCTAGTTCACAGTGGGTTGAGGGAATGGAGAACCCGATCCCCTGTCAGGTGATTCAATCACCAGATGACCTCCTGGAGCAGATTCCAGAGTTGGTGAAAGATTACGATTACCTGATTGTTGACGGCCCCGCAAGTTTAGCAGAAGAAACCAGAGCCATTTTATTCCGATGTGATTTAGCCGTAATTCCGGTACAGCCGACGGGTGTTGATTTACGGTCTGCTTCCGATGCCATGCGATTGCTGAAACAGGCCCAGTCAGTTCGAGGGGGATTACCCAAAGGTTTAGTGTTTCTAAGTCGGGCGGTCAAAAACACCAAACTCAAAGATGAAGCGATCGCCCTTTTATCTCAGATTCCCGATGCTAAATTTCTAAAGCCCATCATTCACCAGAAACAAGCCGTAGCAGACACTTCCGGTCAATCCTTAACGGTGTGGGACTTACCCGGACAAGCGGCGAATGAAGCTGCGACAGAATACGAGCGATTATTCAAAGCGATTCTCAAGCAGTTGGAGGGAGCATGA
- a CDS encoding DUF4326 domain-containing protein, with protein sequence MKVINGKIDGFIGSNKIYIGRYNRYYNLKESPLYNPYPITKTVNRNLAMGYARLEAIALYKQHLWNSIKAMRDGLPLDRIMIELINIARVEKDLAETHTELMLVCYCSPLPCHGDVIVAAIGWLKTQDWFMENWI encoded by the coding sequence ATGAAGGTAATCAACGGTAAAATTGATGGATTCATTGGCTCTAATAAAATCTATATTGGAAGATATAACAGATACTATAACTTAAAGGAAAGTCCTTTATATAATCCTTATCCAATCACGAAAACCGTTAACCGCAATTTAGCGATGGGCTACGCCCGGCTAGAAGCCATCGCACTTTATAAACAACACCTGTGGAATTCAATAAAAGCCATGAGAGATGGATTACCGCTTGACCGGATTATGATAGAACTCATTAATATTGCCAGAGTGGAAAAAGATTTAGCTGAGACTCACACAGAATTAATGTTAGTTTGCTACTGTTCACCGCTGCCTTGTCATGGTGATGTAATTGTAGCTGCCATCGGGTGGCTGAAAACTCAGGATTGGTTTATGGAGAATTGGATATAG
- a CDS encoding SLOG family protein, with protein MNTAFITGHRTFDYPFYYPSLRQGINQLTNLAIERGITTFLTGMALGTDALAAMIWAERYLTWKAILPCSDQSNLWTYKQQILYRQLLTKATEVKVLYPQYEQGVMQGRDAWLVKNSDLCLAVWNGRETGGTYLTVQMAKKAKLPLIIFNPKTFEISVEEPPKQLNLFG; from the coding sequence ATGAACACTGCATTTATTACCGGACACAGAACTTTTGACTATCCCTTCTATTATCCTAGTCTTCGTCAAGGAATTAATCAACTTACTAACTTAGCGATTGAGCGAGGAATCACAACTTTTTTAACGGGAATGGCTCTGGGAACTGATGCTTTAGCCGCCATGATTTGGGCTGAACGTTATCTAACTTGGAAAGCGATTTTACCTTGTTCAGATCAATCCAACTTATGGACTTACAAACAACAGATTCTTTATCGCCAGCTATTAACTAAAGCAACTGAAGTTAAGGTTTTATATCCTCAATACGAACAAGGTGTTATGCAAGGTCGTGATGCTTGGTTGGTTAAAAATTCTGATTTGTGTCTCGCTGTTTGGAATGGACGAGAAACCGGAGGAACATATCTAACAGTTCAAATGGCAAAGAAAGCAAAGTTACCGTTGATTATTTTCAATCCTAAAACATTTGAAATTAGCGTAGAAGAACCGCCAAAACAGTTAAATTTATTCGGCTAA
- a CDS encoding plasmid replication protein, CyRepA1 family: protein MDILAQTGCCASVSLKFRPDFIKESHFSEWRASGVHQDLIGLNVVSLEGYQPAEYLLYSPQLKRLNTGRLNSSTLHNYQHLEAGGWYCQGLDNWGCFKPDQPRQATDLKTGKTKVIKYEHPPKVPTSIFQLSVSWRIGLKIALKNEGRGARDEGQTENSQVYLKRLQHHWQLPFNISPAHLLNGYDSLLDSLLSEEDIDFWDWVESVNLPIILCEGAKKAGALLTAGYVAIALPGITGGVRVQRDSNGVKINSFLLPELERFANGRLIYICFDHDQKRTARIAVNREIQKLGQCFQGQGARGEGRGDNDFPPSSVWVISLPGPDKGVDDFIVNCGEHQFDELFAEATDLDYWIYRKDYEITYPATKLNSRYLKLNFPEQGLVCIKSGKGTGKTENLIPLIQESMDIGRKVLVITHRIQLGRSICNRLGLVWVEDRQEHQEDSIFGFGLCIDSLHPLSQAKFNPSEWEDAIIILDETEQIIWHLLNSSTCIDKRAILCRMFTELVQTVLSSGGLIIAQDADLSDYAIDYLIDCAGFRINPQVYVNEYKHSQQRKVIVYNQSNPSHLITQLYESVGKAPILLVLDSQKVKGKFSCINLESQLQESFPELKIIRIDSETVADETHAAFGCMEDINNRIKDYDIIITSPTIGTGVSIDLVNHFQAIFAIFQGAINVKDACQFLARVRDLNVPCHVWASSYGCGQIGNRSTYWKPLLATQTKVFKRNLQILQQIDLNLSIDFDEQLTPEHTKVWAKFAARVNAGLWQFRKTLIRELEAEGHKIEVSEIEKTFLECEQLLADVFTLDPLAQVPEVSEQLKGTVEKLHHLEQSAKTYLEQATKTRNANQYNYALFIASQLLLTQEQYEELKSKRQKTKDELAQQRYYEIYSRYGVEVTPELVLMDMDGYYPKLRLHYYLLHPELVHQRDKRYLERQLETGEGKVCLQDLKLLSAQVQVLKLLGVDSLLELDREFTLESEEILDFADKVVSFSRDVGDYLGISPNTKASPIRIVQDVLRNKIGLPLKCVRQIKLPDGTRQRVYAFDCPTWRYSIFDQWYMRDEERGAREGTPQSIINNVEAVVSDVPEHKPAGEPPELLKRFWTQFWNLLTHADWKPRLIKLLKIPPALQWVAEELQTQPILEDILRTIEDWLRTDEKLDYS from the coding sequence ATGGATATATTAGCACAAACAGGGTGCTGTGCAAGTGTTTCTTTAAAATTCAGACCAGATTTTATCAAGGAGTCCCATTTCAGCGAATGGCGGGCATCTGGAGTCCATCAAGATCTCATTGGGTTGAACGTTGTTAGTTTAGAAGGATATCAACCCGCCGAGTATTTACTTTATTCGCCACAGCTAAAGCGACTCAACACTGGAAGACTCAATAGTTCTACCCTCCACAACTATCAACACTTGGAAGCTGGGGGCTGGTATTGCCAAGGTCTGGACAATTGGGGCTGTTTCAAACCCGATCAACCTCGACAAGCTACCGATCTGAAAACGGGCAAAACCAAAGTCATTAAATACGAACATCCCCCCAAAGTTCCGACTAGCATCTTTCAACTGTCCGTTTCCTGGCGCATTGGTCTGAAAATTGCCCTCAAGAATGAGGGGCGAGGGGCGAGGGACGAGGGGCAAACAGAAAACTCTCAAGTCTATTTAAAACGTCTGCAACATCATTGGCAGCTTCCCTTCAATATTTCCCCGGCGCATTTGCTCAACGGATACGATAGTTTACTAGACTCCCTGCTGTCTGAAGAAGATATCGACTTTTGGGACTGGGTTGAATCTGTTAATTTACCGATTATTCTCTGTGAAGGGGCGAAAAAAGCGGGGGCATTGTTGACTGCTGGATATGTGGCGATCGCCTTACCTGGAATTACGGGAGGAGTACGAGTTCAGCGAGATAGCAATGGGGTGAAAATTAATAGTTTCCTGCTTCCTGAACTGGAACGGTTTGCTAATGGACGATTGATTTATATTTGTTTTGACCATGACCAGAAGCGCACCGCCCGAATAGCGGTTAATCGAGAAATTCAGAAACTTGGTCAGTGTTTTCAGGGACAAGGGGCGAGGGGCGAGGGGCGAGGGGACAATGATTTTCCTCCCTCATCGGTTTGGGTCATCAGTTTACCGGGGCCAGATAAAGGTGTTGATGATTTTATTGTTAATTGTGGTGAACATCAATTTGATGAACTATTTGCTGAAGCAACGGATTTAGACTATTGGATTTATCGCAAAGATTATGAAATTACTTATCCTGCCACTAAACTGAATAGTCGTTATCTGAAGCTGAATTTTCCAGAACAAGGATTAGTTTGTATTAAATCAGGAAAAGGTACAGGCAAAACTGAGAATTTAATTCCGTTAATTCAAGAATCGATGGACATTGGGCGGAAAGTTTTAGTGATTACCCATCGGATTCAATTGGGGCGCTCGATTTGTAATCGCTTAGGGTTAGTGTGGGTAGAAGATCGGCAGGAACATCAAGAAGATTCTATCTTTGGGTTTGGATTATGTATTGATAGTTTACATCCTCTGAGTCAAGCTAAATTTAATCCATCTGAATGGGAAGATGCTATCATTATTTTAGATGAAACTGAACAAATTATTTGGCATTTACTCAATAGCTCAACCTGTATCGATAAACGAGCCATCTTATGTCGAATGTTTACGGAATTAGTACAAACTGTTTTAAGTTCTGGTGGATTAATTATTGCTCAAGATGCAGATTTATCTGATTATGCCATTGATTATTTAATAGATTGTGCTGGATTTAGAATTAATCCCCAAGTTTATGTTAATGAATATAAGCACAGTCAGCAACGGAAAGTTATTGTTTATAATCAATCAAATCCGTCTCATCTAATCACTCAACTCTATGAATCAGTCGGGAAAGCTCCGATTTTATTGGTCTTAGATAGTCAGAAAGTGAAAGGAAAGTTTTCTTGTATTAATCTGGAAAGTCAACTGCAAGAATCTTTTCCTGAATTGAAGATTATCAGAATAGATTCGGAAACCGTTGCTGATGAAACTCATGCAGCTTTTGGTTGTATGGAAGATATTAATAACCGAATTAAAGATTATGATATTATTATTACATCTCCAACAATTGGCACGGGAGTTAGTATTGATTTAGTGAATCATTTTCAAGCGATATTTGCTATTTTCCAAGGTGCAATTAATGTTAAAGATGCTTGTCAATTTTTAGCACGGGTTCGAGATTTGAATGTTCCTTGTCATGTCTGGGCATCAAGTTACGGTTGTGGTCAAATTGGCAATCGCTCAACTTATTGGAAACCATTGTTAGCAACTCAGACTAAAGTTTTCAAGCGTAATCTTCAGATTTTACAACAAATTGATTTAAACTTATCCATTGACTTTGATGAGCAACTGACTCCAGAACATACTAAAGTTTGGGCTAAGTTTGCAGCACGAGTGAATGCAGGTCTATGGCAATTCAGGAAAACTTTAATTCGGGAATTAGAAGCGGAAGGTCATAAGATTGAAGTTTCAGAAATTGAGAAAACGTTTTTAGAATGTGAACAGTTATTAGCTGATGTTTTTACGTTAGATCCCCTTGCTCAAGTTCCAGAAGTTTCTGAACAATTGAAAGGAACGGTTGAGAAGCTGCATCACTTAGAACAATCTGCTAAAACTTATTTAGAGCAAGCAACGAAAACTCGGAATGCTAATCAATATAATTATGCTTTGTTTATTGCCAGTCAGCTTTTATTGACTCAGGAACAATACGAAGAACTGAAAAGTAAACGCCAGAAAACTAAAGATGAGTTAGCCCAACAGCGCTATTATGAAATTTACTCTCGGTATGGTGTAGAAGTTACGCCGGAATTAGTGTTAATGGATATGGACGGGTATTATCCGAAGCTGCGGTTACATTATTATTTACTGCATCCTGAACTGGTTCACCAACGGGATAAACGCTATTTAGAACGACAGTTAGAGACAGGTGAAGGTAAAGTTTGTTTACAAGATCTTAAATTATTATCGGCACAAGTCCAAGTCTTGAAACTATTGGGAGTTGATAGTTTACTGGAGTTAGATAGAGAATTCACTTTGGAGTCTGAAGAAATTCTGGACTTTGCAGATAAGGTCGTAAGCTTCAGCCGAGATGTGGGGGATTATCTAGGGATTAGTCCTAATACTAAAGCGTCTCCGATTCGGATTGTTCAAGATGTCCTCCGCAATAAAATCGGTTTACCTCTCAAGTGTGTTCGGCAGATTAAGTTACCCGACGGTACTCGACAACGAGTTTATGCCTTTGATTGTCCCACCTGGCGTTATTCTATCTTTGACCAATGGTACATGAGGGACGAGGAACGAGGGGCGAGGGAGGGAACACCGCAGTCAATAATAAATAATGTAGAAGCTGTTGTGAGTGATGTTCCTGAGCACAAACCCGCCGGAGAACCACCGGAATTGCTGAAACGATTTTGGACACAGTTTTGGAATCTGTTGACTCATGCTGACTGGAAACCTCGACTGATTAAGCTATTGAAAATACCCCCGGCATTGCAATGGGTCGCGGAGGAGTTGCAAACTCAGCCTATTCTGGAGGATATTCTCAGGACAATTGAAGATTGGTTGAGGACAGATGAAAAGTTAGATTATTCCTGA